Within the Fischerella sp. PCC 9605 genome, the region AATCGTTTGAAGATGCGGAAAATAACGTCAAAGTGTTTTTCTCGAATGCCAATGCCATTATCACGCACGTAAAATATGACTGGATCTGAGGCTTCGATATAGCCAATTTCAATCCATTTTTCGGTTTTGTCGTTGTACTTAATGGCATTGGATATTAAATTACTAAAAACTTCGCCCACCTGAATGCGATCGCAATATACAATTGGCAATTGTCTAGGTATGCGAATTTCTACTCCAGTTTCTTCAATGCGAGCGCTCAATAAATCTAATATGCGATGCACAACAGCATTGAGATCGGTCGGTTGCATCGACATATCCACCCTTCCCAACCGTGAAAACTGTAGTAGTGAATCAATTAAATCTTCCATCCGCTGGGTAAGGCGAATCAAAGTTCTCAGCTTGTCTTTACCTTCTTCATCTAGGTTTTCACTGTAGTCTTCAATTAAAAAATTCGAGTAATTATGAATACCGCGCAACGGTTCTTTCAAATCGTGGGAAGCAATATAAGCAAAAGCATCCAATTCTTTATTACTACGTTCTAGTTCCGTGTTGAGCTTTGCTAATTCATCAATTTTCCGCAGCACTACTGTAATAATTGCGCCTCGCAACTCCGCTGCCGCATTTACCTCGTAGGATTTCCAAGGAAGAGACTTTAGCCTAACTATTTCTTTCCATAACTCAAATGACTTCCGAGGAGATAGGTGCAAACCACCATTTTCACTAACTTCTACAGGTTGATTTGGATTCCCTCCCCAATTGACAGTTTGCACCTCCTCTGGGCGAAACCACAAAACATACTTGTTCTGAGTTTTAGAGATAGAAAGTGCTATCAAACCGCTAGCAACATCCTTAAATTTTTCTGCCTCCGGATATACTTGCGATAACGAGTCAGTGTAAAAAATATCCTCATCTATATTGTTGTGAATCCATAACAGCAAATTTTGAATATCTTGTTTTTCAGGAGTATTACCGAGCAAATATAATTCCTTATTAAAACAGATTGCCGCACCTTGAGCATTGACGAGATTGAGTATATTCGGCTGCTTATTGATTAGTCCATCAATAAAACTTTTCTCCGCCGACATATATTCTACTAATTTTGCCAAAACAGATTTTATTTCAATTTTGGATTCCGAGTCTTCATTATCTTCTTTTGTAGCTATTTCTAAAGAAGTTACTTGTCCCAAAAATTCACAGGCATGACGAATTTCATAAGGTACATATTTGGGTGTTTGATGATGGCAGGCAATCAGTCCCCATAATTTGTTATTTTTAATTATTGAAATCGACATTGATGCTTTTACACCCATGTTGTGCAAATACTCAATGTGACAAGGTGAGACACTCCGCAACACCGATCCACTTAAATCTAAAGGTTCATCAGTTAATGGATTGTTAGTAGGGACAATAGCAGCAGCTTGGTAATCAGCATCTGGGATTAACCGCAGCCAGTTTTGGCTGTAGAGTTTTCTGGCTGGTGTGGGAATATCCGAAGCAGGGTAGTGTAAGTCTAAATAGGAAGGGAGATGTTCTTGTTTATCTTCCGCAATAACTATACCGTTCCAATCACGATCAAATCTATAGAACATCACTCTATCAAATCCGGTGATTCTCCTCACTTCTGTGACAATAATTTGACTAATTTCAGTAACAGTCTTTGTTGATTGCAGTTTCCCAATAGCTAGTTTGACTAAATGATAGAACCGAAAATAATTATTATTCTTTTCTAAAATTGCTGGCTCTAACTCTAGAATTACAACTCCATTTGAACGATGAATTATACCATCAAAAATGATAGGTTCTTGAAAAGTTTTTATAGTAAATTCTACGGGATTGACAATTTGTATATCTTCCTGAGTTAAACAATCATTCAAAAAATCGATTTGCTCTGATTCTAGTAATTTTCTCAATGGTTGATTCAGTAATTCTTCCGGATGAAAACCCAAACAATTATATGTGTTATTGCTTACTTGCAGGATAGTTAATTCAGGCTCTTTAATTGCCAAAAGGACTCCATGTGGTTGGACAAAGCCAGGAATATGAATTGGCTCTTTGTCACAGTTAGTCAAATCAACCGTAAATGCTGTGTCATTTTTGTTGGTGTTCACTTTTTGATAGTCCTGCTAATGGGCGTGTTGCTTTGCTAGCTTTTCTGTTCATAGGTAACAAGGCATGTAGAAATGCCATGCTAACGCAGTAAAATTACCCAAAGAATAACTAAAAAACAGAGGAAAAACGAGGGACAAAATAATGGAAGATAATTCTCTTTTTTCCAATATTGATGGAGACACCACACAACCTCCTCTCCCTCTTGCTAACTTAAAAATTCTCGTGGTAGACGACGATGATGATAGCCGCTTTTATATTTCTACCGTATTGGAAGCAGATGGAGCTAGTGTGACGACAGTTGCATCAGCCGCAAAAGCTTTAGAAGTGATACCACACTTACAACCCGATGTCTTAGTTTGTGATATTGCTATGCCCATTGAAGATGGCTATAGTTTGATCGCTAAGGTGCGTGCTTTGACAGCAGAAAGCGGAGGAGATGTGCCGGCCATAGCATTAACTGCCTATGCCGATAGCGAAGATCGTGCCCGCGCCCTTGAAGTTGGCTTTCAAAGTCATGTGGGCAAACCCGTAGATCCGGAAGTTTTGGTTGCGACTGTAGTTAATGTAAGGCAGGAGGCAGGAAGCAGAAGTCTTGACCCTTGACTTTTAACTTTTGACTTTTGCCTTTTGACTTAGTCTGATGGTGTTTCAGTGTCGAAATACTCGCGCCAACGACTGATCCGACCATCCTGAAAATCAATCACGATCGCATCATCAGTGCTTGTGTGATGATTAGTTGCCTTTTCTGTTTCTTCGTAGTGCCACTCCACTACAGCTTGATCGCCGGAGATAATTATCCGCTGAATGTCAATCTTTATCTCTTTTGACTGCTGACCGAGACGGGAAACCGCCTCCCGAATTTTTGCTTGCCCCTGCCATTTTTGACCAGGTACTATTAACTCGCCGTCAAGAGTAAACAACTGTGCCAAAGCATCACCATCAAGAGCAACCCAAGCATCTTTTGCTTGGTGAATTAAATTAGGAATCTCTGGTTTAATAGCTGCCTCAGCTGATACATTCATATTTAAGGTAAAGCTAAGAAAAATGAGTGCTAGTCCTAGCCATCTAAGTATTATATATAAAATTTTATTATAATTTTGTTTTAAACCATTACTTGTCATTTGTAATTGTTGTATTTACAAAGACATATATTAGTATTTTATAATTCACGTCTAATGTGAATTAGCTCTCAATCGGTAATAGGTAATGGGTACTATGTACTGGGTACTAGGGACTGGGGAACTCGGGGCCTCCACGACCGCAAGGAGTGGGGATTAGGGGCAATGGGTACTAGGGACAGGAGAAGAACTATAACAAGGCTCTTTCCCAATCACCAATCACCAATCACCAATTACCAATCTTAAAATGGGTAAACAAGTACACGTGGCGATACCGAGAGTAAATAAATATTCGACATCGGCACGAGTACTCATTGACCCTTGTAAACGACTAGATGTCCACGACCTACGACCGTTCTGAAGGAGGATTTAACCTCACCGTTGATCGCGATAAAGTGGAGGAAGCGACAAAAACTCCACAACCATCTAGGTTTATTTGTTATTAGCACTGTCTGCCTCTGTGACGTCGCTCTTCTTCCAGATGCAGTCAAGGATCACAACGGTAAAACATCCTGCCAGTGCGTTTTGCTATAGTTTCAGAATACTAATTATCAAAATACAAAGTGCCTATCTGGAGTGAGAAAAGCTATCTAACGCAAGACTGATTTGCTATCTTGACCCGGACTCAAAGCTAATTTTCTCAGACTGATACTCTGGTGGCTCAACGTGAATTAAAATCCTGAGTGGACTGAAGCGTTCCTCCAACCGTCTTTCTACCTCTTCGGTGATATGATGGGCAGTTTCTACATCTTGGGCGTCTACAATTAAATGCATCTCAATGAAGACTTGGCGACCGATCAGACCGCGAGAGGCGATTTCATGGCAGTTTACAACGCCAGGAACAGAAACAGCGATCGCGTGAATGACTTCTGGTGCGATCGCCATTTGATCCACAAGCCAAGGTAAGTTTTCTTTTAAAACTGTCCAGCCACTCCAAAATACCAACACAGCTACTGGAAAAGCTAACACCACATCCAACCACTGATAACCAAACCACCATACGCCAACCAAACCACCAATCACAGAAATTGTCACCCAGATATCGCTCATCGTGTGTTTGGCATCAGCAATCAAAATTGGGCTACCCACTTTTACACCCACATGGCGTTCGTAAAACGCTACGAAAATATTCACGCCTAAGACAATCAGTAGTAACCACAACTCTGGCGCTGATATTCTCACAGGTTCACTACCCTGGAGAATGCGTTCAACTGCACCCTGGAGAATTTCAAAGCAGGCTATGCCTAAAAAGGCAGAAATTCCCAAAGCCCCTACCGCTTCAAATTTCAGGTGTCCATAGGGATGTTCGCGATCGGGTTGTGGCGAAGAAAATCGACTGGCAATCAATCCTAAAATGTTGTTGGCACTATCCGTCACACTATGTAATGCATCAGCTAGCAAGCTCAAAGAACCTGTTAACTTGCCTACAAATGCTTTTAATAGCATCACGAATATATTTAGCAGTAAAGTAATAATTAAAACTTTTCTAACTGTAGCACGGTTATCTAAAGTCATAGAGTATTTTTAACTAATATGTTCTATGACTTCTCAGTGTAGAACTAAACACATCAATCAAATGTATAAAACTCTGACAGCGTAGAGATTCCATTTTGCTATAATCTCAAATCTTGAGTCTATTTTATTGAAATATTTTTTAATTATTAGCAGCCACAAATCTAATATAAATAAGCTACACATTAACTCAAACAAATATATTGATTAGCGTTTGTCGTTAAGATTTTTTCATTACGTTTTCCTAACTTTAAAATCTCTGTCTATGTGGTTCATGTAACCAGTGGGTTCGCACCATCGTACCACCCTCGTTACTAGGTTCAACTTGGTAACGAGATATTAGAGCCTCTGGCTCTCCCACTCGAATATTACAAGATGTGAATTACCATATTCTTGGATGAAAGCTTTCTGAATTATTACCATCAATAAAAAAAGCGGATCTTGATGTTACCCATGCCATGAAAATGGTATTTGTACCAAAATGTTCTAACAAATAGCTCATGTCCGCAAATAACCTGACACTGAACCTAGTTGAGGGTTCTGTCTCCTTTAGCTTTTCACCCCAAGCAGCGCGGGAATTAAAAGTAGCGCTGGATCAATTGATGAATAGCCTCAAGGCTGTTGCTGCTAAAACTACTCCTGGCGCTGGTAAAGCCAGTCCCCAACGTCCTACGGAATATCGTTACACCGGGGAAGTATTTTTAGAGATTTTTTGTAATCCTAATATTTGGCCTACTCCCTTTGCAGCAAAAATTCTGCTTACTGTCCGTGACGTTAATATTCGCTTGACTACAGAAGCTGAACTCACTCGTGTGATAGAAGATGTCAACCTGTATTTAGAGCAAGTAGGATAAAGTTGGTTGTTGGTGGTTGGTAGTTGGTTGTTGGTTGTTGGTAGTGGTCTATGTCATTAATTTTGATAAGTTGTAACAGTTTGTAGTCAGGGCTTGAGCACCTTGAAATTGAGCGAAGACAGCGCTCACTACAAACCTCTCATAATTAATGCGATGAACCAGTAGTGGTCTATGTCATTAATTTTGATAAGTTGTAACAGTTTGTAGTCAGGACTTTAGCCCTTGAAATTGAGCGAAGACAGCACTCACTACAAACCCCTCAGAACTAATGACATGAACCAGTAGTTGGTTGGTGGTTGATTGGTAGGTTTCGGTAACTGATTCCAAACAACAAACAACAAACAACTAATAACTAACAACTAACCATACCAAAAAATTACCGGAGTAGTTACCAAAATTAAACTACTCCGGCATAACCAATAAACCTTAGTTAAAGAGTTTTAGCCCCTGTGCCACCGCTCTTAAAAAAAAGACAGATAAGAGGCTAAAATGTGCGCGTTAACCCGAAGAATAACAGAAAACAGAGTTTATATTTCTGTATTAAGGGTAGATGCATGGTTCGAGATTTCAGATCGGGAAAGATTTATGAAAAGCAGAGATCGTTGTTGAAGATTGGGCGTTGAATTTTTTACTGTTAAATCCATACATCCAAAAATATATGCTCCCAATCTAAAATCTAAAATCGTCAATTCATTAGTCGTTTTCCCATTCTTCTCGACCAATCAAATCACCAATGCGATCGCGCAACAAAAAGTCACACTTTTCCAATTCACATTCAATACATACCCACTCTCGTGCTGGTATATATTGACAGAGAGTATATATTGGTTGCTGTCTGCTAACCACTCCCTTTTGTACTAGTCGCCGCGCTTCGTCTTGAATCACGTCCAAAGAGTAGTAGCTGATAGAAGGCACCGTATTCACACTCATGGTCTTTACTCACAATTTTACACGTAAGTAGTGTTCCCAAAACAGATTAGGAACCAACATAGCAACGAGTAGGTCTATAGCCGGGATTTTGTAATTTGGTATACGGAACTATTTTCATTTTGACGCTACACATCCTCAAATTATGTAAATAAATGTTAAGTTTGTCAACAAAATCTGACATTTTGTCTTCAGACCTTCAAACAAGAAGACCAGATTGTCGTGTAACTTATCTTGGCCCGGTCTCAAACCTTGGTAATTCCTAGATTTCAGCAGAGAAATGATTTACACGATCAAAAATGCATGTAAATTACTATCGAACTTTTGCATCTATCTATGTGGTGGAAGCATGGGTATAAACTGCTGCAAGTCATAAAGGCAACAATACACTACCCAAGCTTATAGAACTTTCTTTGTTAATAATTTCTTAAATAAACTTTCAGCATTTGCTGAAGTATAACACTGTTGTGAAACAAATATTCTCGGAGAAACGATTGTAGCAATATAGGATGAGGAATTTTAGGTAATGCAGATGTACCTCTAGATAAATAGTAGTGAGAGTTTGAAAATTACAGATTTGAGTCGTATATCTCATCTTTATTTACAGTATAATTCATGATATTTTGTGTCTAAATAGATAATTTCATAGCCGTCTCTCACTTAGTATTAAGTTATATAAACTAGTTTTCCATTGATTGTTAATTTTTGTTAGACTCATAAGTTTTTCTTATGATTTCTCAATAAATTCATCCTTGCATTAATGTCTAAAAAATAAGACACAAAGACACAAAGAAGAAAATAGGCTTGTTTGCTGAGATTTGGGTTGGTTTTTACCCATCTTGACAGGGTTACCATCAAATATCAACCAAGAAGATATTAGGCACATTTAAACAGACGCGCTCACATCGCGTCTGTCAAATGAGTGGCCAATTTCTGAGAGGAAATTGTTGTTTAAGTTACTGAATCTAGCAAATTAGCCATTTTCCTCTTTGCTGTCGTACTCATCCTCTAGGAAATCCTCTGGCTTACGCTCTTGCTTAATTCGATCCAGTAGCGATAGCACCTTACTACCGCGTTCTATAGAACGGTCTTCAATAAATACGACCTCTGGTGTGCGACGTAGACGCACCCGCGCACCTAGTTCGCTACGGACATAACCCGTCGCTGACTTTAAGCCTGCCATTGTTTCTGCTTTGGCTTCTTCTGTGCCATAAATTGACACATAAATTTTGGCGTGTTGCAAATCGCCAGAAACATCAACATCAGTAACGCTTACCATTCCTGTGCCTACACGGTCATCCTTGATGCCATTGAGCAACATTTGGCTAACTTCCCGTTTAATCAATTCAGCAACGCGGGAAACGCGGCGATTTGTAGCCATAAAAATCATTCCTCCTTACAGAGGTTGTACTACTTTAAGACAGTTACGGTTTTTAACCGTGGAGTTGTTGAGACTGAGAGGGATGAGGTACTAGGGACTGGGGGCTAGGGACTAGGTTATATTCTTCCCTTATCTCCACTACCCAGTATCCAAATCTAGTGTACCTGGGTTGCTTGGTTTCCCAAAAAAGCTTTTCTTGATTGTCGCAGTCCGTTAAGAACACCTAAGCCGTGCTGAAGAAGGTTGTTCCTTCTAAAACTATCTATCTTTATGTTCTGGAGTACATATATCTTGACTTCCTTCAACTTCAAGCGTTTAGGAAGATAAGATTATACCACGGCACTTGTTTTTTAATCAGCAAGTGCGTAGATTTCTAGAGGGCGACTTCAAACTTTCTGCTATTTTTTCTTAGTTGTTGGCAGTTGCTTGGGGGCACACCCTAGTGTATGGATTGAACCCTAAATTGTACTCAAACCCAGCATTGCCCGCAGGGTCAGAGTAATAAAGACCATTCCGCCAACGAACAAGCCCAAGAGGGCAATCAACGTAACTGGGCGTTTCAGCAACGGTGCCAATGGTGCAAACGCGTTTAACAACACGCCTAACAGGGTAGTAATAAAGTACCGGAAGTAACGAAAAACATTATCCCAAAATCCGTCAAACATCTTGATCTTAAATTGTTTTGTTTTCGACTTTACGTTTGTTGTTAACTGCCCGATTAATTTAAATTGTAATGCAATTTAGGCAATTGTAGGGGTGAATCATTTTTTGCCCTTTCTGCGTCTGAAATTCAGCAGGTAGATTTTGCGGATGTACTAAATTATGCCACAAGCAGTGATAATTTTGCCCTTCATCCTTTACCCTTTTCTATTTTCCCGACTATAGCTAATTTATATTAGATTAACTGGTTTTTTAAATAAATAAAAATCCACTTTTGACTGCAAAATTTGAGAAATACTAGATTTGGCTTCTTCCCTATCTTCCCCCACAAACGGGGGAAGATAGGGAAGATAAAAAGTATTGGCTTGTATATTGAGTAAGTAAGCTATTAATAATCAGCATTTACAGTCAATGGATGAAGCCTAGGAAGATTAGTTGATATGAGATTATGGAAGATGAAACTAATATAGGCTTTAGCTTGTTTGGACTTCAGTATTACCATTACGGATAGCCCATGCAAGTTCCAATAGTTGAGTCCAACGCTTTTGTAACTGCTTGGGAGTGCATTTGAGAACCTTGGCGATCGCTTGATCGGTCTGTTGTGCAGCTTTGAGTTGTAAAATTTGCCGTTGCTGTTCGGAAAGCTGACCTAAAAAGCGTTCCCACTGCTGGGAAGACAACCCCAACTTTTGTTCTATACCTACGCCCAACCATTGATGTACCAATTGCCAGTGGTGGGTACGAGCAAACTTTTCCACATGGTACTTAAAACGCTGTTGGAGATAATCCCGTTGGCGACTGGTTAAACCGAGAATTTGGTCAATTTCTGGTGCTGAGAGGTCTTGGAGTTTTAAGGCCAGGTAATCTACACAATCGTGTTGACCTTGAGATTCAAAATATTTTACCAGTTCCGAGATTACGCGATCGCGCTCACTATCTTCAGCCGGATCGAAACCTGGTTGGGATATCATTTGCGATCGCAATTGCTGTACTGCTGAGTGACGCTGGTAAGATTCGGCTTCTTCAGTCTTAGCATTTTCCACCGCCATTTCAAAGTCTACACTGGTTTCTTGGGGCAGACGACGAGCAAAACCTTGAGCACGCAGTATAATCAACTGCTGATTGGCACCACCAGGTAAATTAATACGGCGCTTCGCATACTGTTCTGTAAACGCCATGTATTCTGCAAGTTGCAAATGAGTACGCGGGGTGTAATCTTCTGGCAATTCATTTTCGCGCCGGAAAGCCTTAATAGCTTCGATATAAAATGCTTGTAAAAAATCTTCAATTAAGTTGTAGCGAGCTTGAAATCCTAACTCAATTCCTGATACAGCAACATGGCGATAAACCATAGCACCTAAGCTGCTATGTAATTCTACGCGCCCTTGTTTAGAACCAAGTTGATAGTAACTCAAACATTTTTGCAGGCGATGACGCGCTAGGGAAACTTGCCAGGACTTGATTTGCCCGGAATTTTGGATGCGATGGCTCTTATCACAAATCCGCTCTACTTCTTTGGCGATGCGCGTTGCTACAGCTTGCACGCAACCAGGTGCAGCTTTCACCTGTGGTTGCATTTCTTTACATAGAAATTTGCTTAAGGCATCGGTATGGGGATCAACAGCGGATGTAGGGGAAGGTACATTGACAAACTTGGCTTTCATGATATTTTTGGGAGTGGTATTGCACCGTAACGACATAACAAAAGATGCCAGGGCAATCTCTTGATTTTCATCTTTCAAGAGTTGCCGCAAGCACCGCTCACATTTAAGAATGTAAGAAATCTTTGCGAGTTCCAGATAAGATAATGTGTCGGTTTTTCTATAAGCAACTTAACAATGGCTGACGCATGAATATTCACTATCTACTTAAAACAAATAAAAGCCTTACTATGCCAAGGTTTTTCCCTATCCCAGTTATAAATGCATTGCGCTTCGTCAGTATGACAATTATAAAAGTGGAGTTTTTTTATCTCTAATTTCCGAAACTCAAGAATGAGCTTGTGAAGTTAATTTTTTATACCCATGCTGCTGCTCTTTCCCAACCTAAACCCTGCCGTATCATGATTGGTTCCTCCGCTGTTAAGTCCAAAATCGTAGAAACTTCATAGCTTGGTTCTTCGCCAGTGTCTACAATTACATCTACCAAGTCTTCTAAACGGTCAAATAAATTTACCCGTGACAAAATCGGTTCTGGTTCCACTCCCAAGGTTCCATTACCTGTCTCGTCTGGTGGTAAATGTGCCGAAGTTGAAATAATTGGGTTTCCTAATGCTGTCAACAACGCCAAGCATACCTGATGATTGGGAACTCTAATCCCAGTAGTTTTTCGTTTGGGATTTTGCACTAGACGCGGAACTAACTTAGTAGCAGGTAACAAAAAAGTGTATGGGCCCGGAATCAGGTGCTTCATAATCCGGTAGGCAGTATCGCTCACAATAGCATAAGTCGCCACATTGGAAAGCGATGGACACAAAAATGTCAGTGGTTTATCATTTGCTAGCTGCTTGATTTTACGCACTCGTTCTACCGCCGACTTAGCATTTATATCACAACCAATCGCATAGACTGTATCAGTTGGATAAAGCATAACCGCGCCATTAGAGAGCGCCGTTTGTATTTCATCTATACGGCGGATTTGGGGATTATCAGGATGGACTGAGAAAATTTTTGCCATAGATTTGGTGTGGATAGTAGATAGTGGATAGTGGTTAGTGGGGAAGAGGGAATGGGTAATGGGAAAGAAAATAATAATGACCAATGACCAATTGCCAATTACCAACCACCAACTACTAACTACCAACTACTAACTACTAACAAATATTATGATTAAACTTGCTTATCTTCAATGTCCAACGGGTATTTCCGGTGATATGTGCTTGGGAGCATTGGTAAGTTTAGGTGTTCCCTTAGAGTATTTAATAGAAAAACTTAATAACTTAGGAATTGAACATGAGTATAAATTATGGGCAGAACTTGTTCAGCGCAATAGTCAGCAGGCAACGAAAGTACATGTAGAGTTATTACACAATCATCACAACCATGAACATACTCATCACCATCGCCATTTGCCAGAAATCGAACAGATGATACTCAAAGCTGAGTTGCCTGCAAGGGCAGAAGCTTGGAGTTTAGCAGTATTCCGACAGTTAGCGATCGCGGAAGGGGCAGTACATGGCATTGCGCCAGAAAAAGTTCACTTTCATGAAGTGGGTGCAGTTGATGCGATTGTGGATATTGTTGGCACTTGTTTGGGGTTAGATTGGTTAGGTCTTGAGAGTAACGAACAAGGACTACCCCAACTTTATTGTTCAGCATTTCCGACTGGTGGGGGAACAGTGCGGGCTGCCCACGGCCAGATGGCCGTACCAGTACCAGCAGTATTGAAGTTATGGGAAATGCGCGGCTGTCCAGTTTATAGTAACGGCATTGAACGAGAATTAGTAACACCTACAGGAGCTGCGATCGCTACGACTCTTGCTAAGGATTTTGGTTCACCACCTCCCATGAGCATTATACAAATAGGACTGGGAGCAGGTTCTCTGAATTTACCGATTCCCAACATCCTACGCTTGTGGCTGGGTGAAGCAACGCCTAGTGAATTCACAGACAACTCATCCGCAAGCATTCCAACTTTAGAAACTATATCGGTACTGGAAACTCAAATAGATGACCTAAGTCCACAAGCGATCGGTTATCTATTTGAAACATTATTTGCCGCTGGTGCGGTGGATGTCTTTACCCAATCCATAGGCATGAAAAAGTCCCGTCCAGGCATTTTGCTAACTGTGATTTGTCATCCAAAAAATTTACTTAGTTGTGAAACTGTTTTATTCCGCGAAACCACTACTTTAGGTATTCGACGCTTTCAGCAGCAGCGTGCTATTCTACAGCGAGAAATTCAACAAATAGAAACCGAATATGGAGTAGTAAGTGTTAAAGTTGCATGGACTGGACAAGCAAACAACAGAGTTATAAATAACGTCCAGCCAGAATACGAAGATTGTGCAGAAATAGCTCGAAAGCATAATATTCCCTGGCGTGAAATTCAGCGGCTAGCACTACACAATTGGTATTTACAAAATAAAAAATAGTCAAGAGCCGATAGCTTGTAGTCATAAGTAAAAACATCTTTTAACTCTTGACTCTTGACTATGAACTACTTCAGCTAACCTATCTGTCGAATGTTCTATTTACTGCATTTGCTGCATCTTCAGCAGTGCGCTGAGCATTGATTTTTGTATCCTCAGCAGCCCGCTGCGTGCCTTTTGTGACGTTCCTAGCAGTATCCTCAGTATTTCCCTTGATATTTTCAATTCCTCGCTGAGTTCCCTTGGTTACACCTTCAGTCAACTCTTTAGCTGAACTGCCGATATCTTCACCAAGATTCTTCACTCTTTCAGGAAAGGGTGTACCTTGGCGATAATTTTCAACATATTGCCCTGGGCTATCAACGCCTTTTTGCTCAATGTTCCGCTGAGCATTTTCCTTGAGGTACTCAGCTTTTGCTTTTGCTTGGCTTTCTGCTGCTCTAGATCTGGGGTCTACATCACTAAAGTTATTCATCCCGCCTTCATAAGGATTAGTGACATTATCTCCCTTGGGAACATACACTTCCGCATTTGGTCTCGTGGAAGGCTGTGGAGGTTGTCCTGCTACCGTAGGACGATTGCAAGCTTGTGTAAAGAATAGTAAGATTCCTGCCACAAAAACTGTTAAAATTTGCTTTAAGCGAATTTTTTTGATCCAAGCAATTACTGTGTTCATGATGCATCTCCTTGCAGTTGTTTGACAAGTTATAACGTTAGGCAATACTCAATCCCAAATTTTGATATTTGAGATCTTGGATTGAATGCAAATCTGAAAGATTGAGGCAAGAAATTTCTTTTATCTGCCCAAAGCTGGATTAGGTTGCAATTCAGGTCTGGCACCTGCTTCATCTGCCTTTTCTTTCAAAAAGCCTGAAGCTTCCTCAACAGCTTCTTTCACAGTTTCAATTCTTTCTTTAACTCTTTCTCCTACGTCTGGTTCGTTCTGAATCAA harbors:
- a CDS encoding L-threonylcarbamoyladenylate synthase; the encoded protein is MAKIFSVHPDNPQIRRIDEIQTALSNGAVMLYPTDTVYAIGCDINAKSAVERVRKIKQLANDKPLTFLCPSLSNVATYAIVSDTAYRIMKHLIPGPYTFLLPATKLVPRLVQNPKRKTTGIRVPNHQVCLALLTALGNPIISTSAHLPPDETGNGTLGVEPEPILSRVNLFDRLEDLVDVIVDTGEEPSYEVSTILDLTAEEPIMIRQGLGWERAAAWV
- the larC gene encoding nickel pincer cofactor biosynthesis protein LarC — protein: MIKLAYLQCPTGISGDMCLGALVSLGVPLEYLIEKLNNLGIEHEYKLWAELVQRNSQQATKVHVELLHNHHNHEHTHHHRHLPEIEQMILKAELPARAEAWSLAVFRQLAIAEGAVHGIAPEKVHFHEVGAVDAIVDIVGTCLGLDWLGLESNEQGLPQLYCSAFPTGGGTVRAAHGQMAVPVPAVLKLWEMRGCPVYSNGIERELVTPTGAAIATTLAKDFGSPPPMSIIQIGLGAGSLNLPIPNILRLWLGEATPSEFTDNSSASIPTLETISVLETQIDDLSPQAIGYLFETLFAAGAVDVFTQSIGMKKSRPGILLTVICHPKNLLSCETVLFRETTTLGIRRFQQQRAILQREIQQIETEYGVVSVKVAWTGQANNRVINNVQPEYEDCAEIARKHNIPWREIQRLALHNWYLQNKK
- a CDS encoding DUF6658 family protein; its protein translation is MNTVIAWIKKIRLKQILTVFVAGILLFFTQACNRPTVAGQPPQPSTRPNAEVYVPKGDNVTNPYEGGMNNFSDVDPRSRAAESQAKAKAEYLKENAQRNIEQKGVDSPGQYVENYRQGTPFPERVKNLGEDIGSSAKELTEGVTKGTQRGIENIKGNTEDTARNVTKGTQRAAEDTKINAQRTAEDAANAVNRTFDR